Proteins encoded in a region of the Flavobacterium sp. MDT1-60 genome:
- a CDS encoding HopJ type III effector protein, with product MSIQAFLEKVKQTPNEITFPETIAVIEENYNFTPTAFQNGTQHNAAGENSGSCKLFSFAKLQNLSKEETLACFGAFYFEEVLKDPNGTNHQNIRNFINLGWDGIKFEGNALELK from the coding sequence ATGAGCATTCAAGCCTTTTTAGAAAAAGTAAAACAAACTCCAAACGAAATAACATTCCCGGAAACTATTGCAGTAATTGAGGAAAACTACAACTTTACTCCAACTGCTTTCCAAAACGGAACACAGCACAATGCAGCCGGAGAAAATTCAGGTTCTTGTAAATTATTTTCTTTTGCCAAATTACAAAACTTAAGCAAAGAAGAAACTTTAGCTTGTTTTGGCGCTTTTTATTTTGAAGAAGTTTTAAAAGATCCAAACGGAACAAATCATCAAAACATTAGAAATTTCATCAATTTAGGCTGGGATGGAATTAAGTTTGAAGGAAATGCCCTTGAATTAAAGTAA
- the rsmI gene encoding 16S rRNA (cytidine(1402)-2'-O)-methyltransferase: MSKLYIVPTPIGNLEDMTFRAIRILKEVDLILAEDTRTSGKLLKHFEIGTHMHSHHMHNEHKTTENLIARLKAGETIALISDAGTPAISDPGFLLTRACVENKIEVECLPGATAFVPALVNSGLPNDKFVFEGFLPDKKGRQTRFLALAEETRTMILYVSPHKLVKTLAEFIQYFGEDRQVCVSRELSKMHEENVRGTAREVLTHFEKTAPRGEIVVVVAGKTIEKEAKKSKYSKDEEE, from the coding sequence ATGTCTAAATTATATATCGTTCCAACGCCAATTGGCAATCTTGAAGACATGACTTTTCGTGCCATTCGGATTCTTAAAGAAGTCGATTTGATTTTGGCCGAAGATACCAGAACGAGTGGAAAACTGTTGAAGCATTTTGAAATTGGCACGCACATGCACAGCCATCATATGCACAACGAGCACAAAACAACCGAGAATTTAATTGCACGTTTAAAGGCCGGCGAAACAATCGCTTTAATTTCAGATGCAGGAACTCCGGCGATTTCAGATCCTGGATTTTTATTGACGCGCGCTTGTGTCGAAAATAAAATTGAAGTGGAATGTTTACCAGGCGCAACGGCTTTTGTTCCCGCTTTGGTCAACAGCGGACTGCCAAACGATAAATTCGTTTTTGAAGGTTTTCTGCCTGACAAAAAAGGACGCCAGACTAGATTTTTGGCTTTAGCCGAAGAAACCCGAACGATGATTTTATACGTTTCTCCGCATAAACTCGTTAAGACTTTAGCGGAGTTTATTCAGTATTTTGGAGAGGACAGACAAGTTTGTGTTTCAAGAGAATTATCAAAAATGCACGAAGAAAATGTACGAGGAACTGCAAGAGAAGTTCTAACCCATTTTGAAAAAACAGCGCCACGCGGCGAAATTGTCGTGGTCGTTGCGGGGAAAACAATAGAAAAAGAAGCTAAAAAAAGTAAGTATTCTAAAGACGAAGAAGAATAA
- a CDS encoding thymidine kinase — translation MFLENTVNHKEQFGWIEVICGSMFSGKTEELIRRLKRAQFAKQKVEIFKPAIDTRYHDEMVVSHDANEIRSTPVPAAANIAILAQGCDVIGIDEAQFFDDEIVTVCNDLANQGIRVIVAGLDMDFKGNPFGPMPALMATAEYVTKVHAVCTRTGNLANYSFRKTDNDKLVMLGETEEYEPLSRAAYYNAMKKSQEK, via the coding sequence ATGTTTCTCGAAAATACAGTAAATCACAAAGAACAATTTGGTTGGATTGAAGTTATTTGTGGATCAATGTTTTCGGGTAAAACCGAGGAGTTAATCCGCAGATTAAAACGCGCTCAATTTGCCAAACAAAAAGTCGAAATTTTTAAACCTGCTATTGATACCCGCTATCATGACGAAATGGTGGTGTCACACGATGCCAATGAAATTCGTTCAACTCCGGTTCCTGCCGCAGCCAATATTGCTATTTTAGCGCAAGGCTGTGACGTTATCGGAATTGATGAAGCGCAGTTTTTTGATGATGAAATTGTTACCGTTTGTAATGATCTTGCCAATCAGGGAATTCGTGTTATAGTTGCGGGACTTGATATGGATTTTAAAGGAAACCCTTTTGGACCCATGCCTGCACTTATGGCAACAGCGGAATATGTAACTAAAGTTCATGCTGTATGTACCAGAACCGGAAATCTTGCCAATTATAGTTTCCGTAAAACGGACAATGATAAATTGGTAATGCTAGGCGAAACGGAAGAATACGAACCGTTGAGCCGCGCTGCCTATTATAATGCAATGAAAAAAAGTCAGGAGAAATAG
- the rpoN gene encoding RNA polymerase factor sigma-54, with the protein MLKQFLNLKLSQKLSPQQIQLMKLIQLPTQAFEQRLLEEMNENPALEAGKEDEYEADEFANEEYDDYDDAESDRIEADDINIDEYLSDDDTPDYKTQVNNYSEDEERETPFASPISFHQDLINQLNTFILNDEEREIAEFLVGSIDDMGYIRRSVADMVDDMAFTQGIYTDEAMVERMLHVIHELEPSGVGARDLQECLLLQLKHKTPTEYVDLAIDIIENQFDAFTKKHYDKLLQKYAVSNEQLKKAIHEIERLNPKPGGSYTGNNKVTENVVPDFAIRIVDGELELTLNGRNAPSLHVSKDYQEMMQTYKDSRDKSSAQKDAVQFIKQKLDSAKWFIDAIRQRQETLFVTMNAIMHYQEEFFLDGDETKLKPMILKDIADMVGLDISTISRVANSKYVETPYGTKLIKEFFSEAMKNDQGEDVSTLEIKKILKNTIEEEDKKKPLPDDQLADILKEKGYPIARRTIAKYREQLDIPVARMRKKI; encoded by the coding sequence ATGCTAAAGCAATTTTTAAATTTAAAATTATCACAAAAATTATCTCCACAGCAAATTCAGCTGATGAAGTTAATTCAATTGCCTACGCAAGCTTTTGAGCAACGTTTATTAGAAGAAATGAACGAAAATCCGGCTTTGGAAGCTGGTAAAGAAGACGAATACGAAGCTGATGAATTCGCTAATGAAGAATACGACGATTATGATGATGCAGAATCAGACAGAATCGAAGCAGATGACATTAACATTGACGAATATTTAAGCGACGACGATACTCCGGATTATAAAACTCAGGTTAATAATTACAGTGAAGACGAAGAACGCGAAACGCCTTTTGCTTCGCCGATCAGTTTTCATCAGGATTTAATCAATCAGCTGAATACTTTTATCTTGAATGATGAAGAACGCGAAATCGCTGAATTCCTTGTTGGAAGTATTGATGATATGGGTTACATCCGCAGAAGCGTTGCCGATATGGTTGACGACATGGCCTTCACTCAAGGAATTTATACTGATGAAGCAATGGTCGAAAGAATGCTGCACGTCATTCACGAACTGGAACCATCAGGCGTTGGTGCGCGTGACTTGCAAGAATGTTTATTATTGCAGCTAAAACACAAAACGCCGACGGAATATGTTGATTTAGCGATTGATATTATCGAAAATCAATTTGATGCTTTTACCAAAAAACATTACGATAAATTATTGCAAAAATATGCTGTTTCTAATGAACAGCTGAAAAAAGCAATTCATGAAATCGAAAGATTAAACCCAAAACCGGGTGGATCGTACACTGGAAATAATAAAGTTACCGAAAATGTAGTTCCCGATTTTGCTATCAGAATTGTTGATGGCGAATTGGAATTGACTCTAAACGGAAGAAATGCTCCGTCGTTACACGTTTCTAAAGATTATCAGGAAATGATGCAGACGTACAAAGATTCCCGTGATAAATCATCGGCACAAAAAGATGCGGTTCAGTTTATCAAACAAAAACTGGATTCGGCTAAATGGTTTATCGACGCGATCAGACAACGTCAGGAAACACTTTTTGTAACCATGAATGCAATTATGCATTACCAGGAAGAATTCTTTTTAGACGGGGACGAAACCAAACTAAAACCAATGATCTTAAAAGACATTGCTGATATGGTTGGTTTAGATATTTCGACGATTTCGCGTGTAGCTAACAGCAAATATGTAGAAACGCCATACGGAACAAAACTAATTAAAGAGTTTTTCTCTGAAGCGATGAAAAATGATCAGGGAGAAGATGTTTCGACTTTGGAAATCAAAAAAATTCTTAAAAATACGATTGAAGAAGAAGACAAAAAGAAACCTTTGCCGGACGATCAATTGGCGGATATTTTAAAAGAAAAAGGGTATCCGATTGCGAGAAGAACTATTGCAAAATACCGTGAACAGCTTGATATTCCGGTTGCGAGAATGAGGAAGAAGATTTAG
- the asnS gene encoding asparagine--tRNA ligase — translation MKHTKVKDLLNSTTTLQEVNAKGWVRTFRNNQFIALNDGSTINNIQCVVDFENTPEETLKRITTGAAISVTGTLVESKGAGQKYEIQVKQLEILGDSDAEKFPMQPKKHSLEFLRENAHLRVRTNAFGAIMRVRSVLSFAVHNYFQQKGFVYVNTPIITGSDAEGAGEMFKVTALPFDNTPRTEDGKVNYKEDFFGKETNLTVSGQLEGETFAMALGQIYTFGPTFRAENSNTSRHLAEFWMIEPEVAFNDLDDNMDLAEDFIQYVIKYALDNCGDDLKFLEGRLLEEEKSKPQADRSEMALLEKLNFVLENNFKRVSYTEAIDILRDSTPNKKKKFSYIIEEWGADLQSEHERYLVEKHFKCPVILYDYPANIKAFYMRLNDNTEPGRETVRAMDILFPGIGEIVGGSEREERYDVLVEKMKALDIDEEELYWYLDTRRFGSATHAGFGLGFERLVLFVTGMTNIRDVIPFPRTPGNAEF, via the coding sequence ATGAAACACACAAAAGTTAAAGACTTATTAAACAGTACGACGACGTTACAGGAAGTGAATGCAAAAGGATGGGTGAGAACTTTTAGAAATAATCAGTTCATCGCGCTAAATGACGGTTCTACCATTAATAATATACAATGTGTTGTTGATTTTGAAAATACACCAGAAGAAACTTTAAAAAGAATCACGACCGGAGCTGCTATTTCTGTAACGGGAACTTTGGTAGAGAGCAAAGGTGCTGGTCAGAAATATGAAATTCAGGTTAAACAACTTGAAATTCTTGGAGATTCTGATGCAGAGAAATTCCCAATGCAGCCTAAAAAACACTCTTTAGAATTCTTAAGAGAAAATGCACATTTACGTGTTCGTACCAATGCTTTTGGAGCAATTATGCGTGTGCGTTCGGTGTTGTCGTTTGCGGTTCACAACTATTTTCAACAAAAAGGATTTGTGTATGTAAATACGCCAATCATTACAGGTTCTGATGCGGAAGGTGCCGGAGAAATGTTTAAAGTTACGGCTTTGCCTTTTGACAACACACCAAGAACAGAGGACGGAAAAGTAAATTATAAAGAAGATTTCTTTGGAAAAGAAACTAACTTAACGGTTTCGGGACAATTAGAAGGAGAAACTTTTGCAATGGCTTTGGGTCAGATTTATACTTTTGGACCAACTTTTAGAGCAGAAAATTCAAATACTTCCCGTCACCTTGCAGAATTCTGGATGATTGAACCTGAAGTTGCTTTCAATGACCTTGACGACAATATGGATTTGGCTGAAGATTTTATTCAGTACGTTATAAAATACGCTTTAGACAATTGTGGAGATGATTTGAAATTTTTAGAAGGAAGACTTTTAGAAGAAGAAAAATCAAAACCTCAGGCAGACAGAAGCGAAATGGCTTTGTTAGAGAAATTGAATTTCGTTTTGGAGAACAACTTCAAACGTGTTTCTTATACTGAAGCAATTGATATTTTAAGAGATTCAACTCCAAATAAAAAGAAAAAATTCAGCTACATCATCGAAGAATGGGGAGCTGATTTACAATCAGAACACGAGCGTTATTTAGTAGAAAAACACTTTAAATGTCCGGTAATTTTATACGATTACCCGGCAAATATCAAAGCGTTTTACATGCGTCTAAACGACAATACAGAACCGGGAAGAGAAACAGTTCGTGCCATGGATATCCTTTTCCCTGGAATTGGAGAAATCGTTGGTGGTTCTGAAAGAGAAGAACGTTACGATGTTTTGGTGGAGAAAATGAAAGCCTTAGATATCGATGAAGAAGAATTATACTGGTATTTAGACACCAGAAGATTTGGTTCTGCAACACACGCAGGTTTCGGTTTAGGATTTGAGCGTTTAGTATTGTTTGTAACTGGAATGACAAACATCAGAGACGTAATTCCTTTCCCGAGAACTCCAGGAAACGCGGAATTCTAG
- a CDS encoding RND family transporter, giving the protein MKNAIHVGFWEKVARIILKNRITILVLVAALTVFLGFQWKNLAMTYTEANLLPKNHIANKDYQKFLDKFGEEGNLIVIGFQDKNFFTPKNYAAWNELMTGLKKSKEVDLVVSLNDLKKLEKDTVNQKFVLSPFIDQSKTVDPAYLKTVQHDLFNNLPFYEGLLFNKESGSVRSAIYMNKAIVNTAERKTFILENLVPKIDKFEKTTGIDLKVSGMPYIRTINAADMKGEIGLFIGAALFTVSLIFFFFFRSFRATFISICILIVGVIWSFGTLGLFHYKITILTAIIPPLIIVIGITNCIFLINKYQQEIKLHNNQAKALQRIISKIGVSTLMTNLTTAIGFATFMITGNDLLFEFGLVTSINVISVYLLTLLIVPIVYSFMPVPGEKHLYHLTKTYISTLLDFVENVVRNKRKVIYTIYGLLLVFSVIGVAQMKVSGSLIGEMPKSASFFKDILFYEKEFNGVMPLEIMIDTKHKKGVMKASTIRKMDELQNTIAEMPELAKPVSIVNLVKYSKQAFYNGNPEYYQLPTSQEQTFILGYAKNATKNSKENLMKAYVDSTGQYARITTFMKDIGTDEMAKVEKKLHSKIDEIFPKDRFEVTVTGKALVFQKGTSYLVDNLIESLIFAILVIAILMLYLFRSFKMVFASIITNVLPLCITSGLMGYFGIPLKPSTILVFSIAFGISVDNAIQFMAKYKHDLIQSNGKVKKSVFSALRETGISTFYTSVVLILGFATFTLSSFSGTIALGGLISCTLAFAMFANLLVLPALVLTFEKKKAKKEDLENLENLENLEG; this is encoded by the coding sequence ATGAAAAACGCTATTCACGTTGGTTTTTGGGAAAAAGTAGCCCGAATTATTCTTAAAAATAGAATAACAATTTTAGTTTTGGTTGCGGCCCTGACAGTTTTCCTTGGTTTTCAATGGAAAAACCTTGCTATGACTTATACTGAAGCCAATTTACTTCCTAAAAATCATATCGCAAATAAAGATTATCAAAAATTCCTGGACAAATTTGGCGAAGAAGGAAACCTGATTGTAATTGGTTTTCAGGACAAAAATTTCTTCACACCAAAAAATTATGCCGCCTGGAATGAATTAATGACCGGTCTGAAAAAATCTAAAGAAGTTGACTTGGTTGTTTCTCTAAATGATTTAAAAAAATTAGAGAAAGATACAGTAAACCAAAAATTCGTTCTTAGTCCATTCATTGATCAAAGTAAAACTGTTGATCCGGCTTATTTGAAAACGGTTCAGCACGATTTATTTAACAACTTACCTTTTTACGAAGGATTACTTTTTAATAAAGAAAGCGGAAGTGTGCGTTCAGCTATTTACATGAACAAAGCGATTGTAAATACAGCCGAAAGAAAGACTTTTATTTTGGAGAATTTAGTTCCGAAAATCGATAAATTCGAAAAAACAACCGGAATCGACTTGAAAGTTTCGGGAATGCCATACATCAGAACAATCAACGCGGCTGATATGAAAGGCGAAATCGGACTGTTTATCGGTGCTGCTTTATTTACGGTTTCTCTGATTTTCTTTTTCTTTTTCCGTTCGTTCAGAGCAACGTTTATTTCAATCTGTATTTTGATTGTCGGTGTGATCTGGTCGTTTGGAACCCTTGGATTATTTCACTATAAAATCACAATTTTAACGGCTATTATTCCACCATTAATTATTGTAATCGGGATTACCAATTGTATATTCCTAATCAATAAATATCAGCAGGAAATTAAACTGCATAACAATCAGGCAAAGGCTTTACAGCGTATTATTTCTAAAATTGGAGTTTCGACTTTAATGACGAATTTAACTACGGCGATTGGTTTTGCAACGTTTATGATTACGGGCAATGATTTGCTTTTTGAATTTGGTTTAGTGACTTCCATCAATGTGATTTCGGTGTATTTATTGACGCTTTTAATTGTGCCGATTGTGTACAGTTTCATGCCTGTTCCGGGAGAAAAACATTTATATCATTTAACGAAAACCTACATTTCGACTTTGTTGGATTTTGTAGAAAATGTGGTGAGAAATAAGCGAAAAGTAATTTATACGATTTACGGTTTACTTTTGGTCTTCAGTGTTATTGGAGTTGCTCAAATGAAAGTTTCGGGAAGTTTGATTGGTGAAATGCCAAAAAGCGCTTCTTTCTTTAAAGATATTTTATTCTACGAAAAAGAGTTCAACGGTGTAATGCCACTTGAAATCATGATTGACACCAAACACAAAAAAGGTGTTATGAAAGCTTCAACTATTCGTAAAATGGACGAACTGCAAAATACGATTGCCGAAATGCCTGAATTGGCAAAACCGGTTTCTATTGTGAATTTGGTTAAATATTCAAAACAGGCTTTCTATAACGGAAACCCCGAATATTATCAATTGCCAACTTCGCAAGAGCAGACTTTCATTTTGGGTTATGCCAAAAATGCGACTAAAAACAGTAAAGAAAATTTAATGAAAGCTTATGTTGATTCGACTGGACAATACGCCAGAATCACAACGTTCATGAAAGATATTGGTACAGACGAAATGGCGAAAGTCGAGAAAAAATTACATTCAAAAATTGATGAAATTTTCCCGAAAGATCGTTTTGAAGTTACCGTTACCGGAAAAGCATTGGTTTTCCAGAAAGGAACATCTTACCTGGTTGACAATTTAATTGAATCCTTGATTTTTGCGATTTTAGTAATTGCTATTTTGATGCTGTATTTGTTCAGATCGTTCAAAATGGTTTTTGCATCTATTATTACAAATGTTTTACCACTTTGTATTACGTCTGGATTAATGGGGTATTTTGGAATTCCGTTAAAACCTTCAACGATTTTAGTATTCAGTATTGCATTCGGAATCTCGGTAGATAATGCGATTCAGTTTATGGCGAAATACAAACATGATTTAATACAAAGCAACGGAAAAGTAAAAAAATCTGTTTTCAGTGCCTTGAGAGAAACCGGAATCAGTACTTTTTATACATCAGTGGTTTTAATTTTAGGATTTGCTACTTTCACGCTTTCAAGCTTTAGCGGAACAATCGCCCTCGGTGGATTAATCTCCTGTACATTGGCGTTTGCGATGTTTGCAAATTTATTGGTTTTACCGGCTTTGGTTTTGACTTTTGAGAAGAAGAAGGCTAAGAAGGAGGATTTGGAGAATTTGGAGAATTTGGAGAATTTGGAAGGGTAA
- a CDS encoding multidrug efflux SMR transporter — protein sequence MNWILLIIAGLFEVGFASCLGKAKETTGIISTYWMAGFFVCLSISMILLYKATQELPIGTAYAVWTGIGAVGTVLVGIFIFKEPATFWRIFFLSTLIASIIGLKFVSSH from the coding sequence ATGAATTGGATTTTATTAATCATTGCAGGCCTTTTTGAAGTAGGTTTTGCATCATGTTTAGGCAAAGCCAAAGAAACAACTGGAATTATTTCAACGTATTGGATGGCAGGTTTTTTTGTTTGTCTTTCAATTAGTATGATTTTATTATATAAAGCCACACAAGAATTACCTATTGGAACAGCCTATGCCGTTTGGACCGGAATTGGAGCTGTTGGAACTGTTTTAGTTGGAATTTTTATTTTTAAAGAACCGGCAACTTTTTGGAGAATATTTTTCCTTTCGACATTAATTGCTTCAATTATTGGGTTGAAGTTTGTTTCTAGTCATTAA
- a CDS encoding sensor histidine kinase, protein MQENNTITFIFLAIILLLVAIICLMVYQLMQAKKSKANAEESFYALERKVNDLQLETLESKLNPHLFKNILNSIQSHAYQTYFALDKLANVLDYILYESKKKFVTAKEEIDFALNLIEINKIKISPLFELKIKTNINKEDKLYDQPLLAPLISIDLIENAFKHADLQSADAFISVVFEFKDNAFFMTVSNKISDKKVLKKERSGFGHATLEHRLRIIYKNNFKLDRFVENDIYIAHLKIDLLEYKTEMLASGR, encoded by the coding sequence ATGCAAGAAAACAATACCATCACTTTTATTTTTTTAGCCATAATTTTATTACTGGTTGCCATCATTTGTTTGATGGTGTATCAATTAATGCAGGCAAAGAAATCAAAAGCAAATGCTGAAGAAAGTTTTTATGCTTTAGAAAGAAAAGTAAATGATTTGCAGTTAGAAACGCTGGAATCAAAACTGAATCCGCATTTGTTTAAGAATATTTTAAATTCAATTCAGTCGCACGCATATCAAACTTATTTTGCGTTGGACAAACTGGCGAATGTTCTGGATTATATTTTATACGAAAGTAAGAAGAAATTTGTCACAGCAAAAGAAGAAATTGATTTTGCACTTAATCTAATAGAAATCAATAAAATTAAAATCAGTCCGCTTTTTGAGTTGAAAATTAAAACCAACATTAATAAAGAAGACAAATTATACGATCAGCCTTTACTGGCGCCATTAATTTCAATTGATTTAATTGAAAATGCTTTCAAACATGCTGATCTTCAAAGTGCCGATGCTTTTATTTCGGTTGTTTTTGAGTTCAAAGACAATGCTTTTTTTATGACGGTTTCGAATAAAATTTCCGATAAAAAAGTATTAAAAAAGGAGCGAAGCGGTTTTGGTCACGCGACTTTAGAACATCGCTTGCGTATTATTTACAAGAATAATTTCAAACTTGACCGATTCGTAGAAAACGACATTTATATAGCTCATCTTAAAATAGATTTACTTGAATACAAAACTGAAATGCTTGCTTCTGGACGATGA
- a CDS encoding LytTR family DNA-binding domain-containing protein has translation MNTKLKCLLLDDELPGLTYLKMLCEQIPEVEIVKTFNNPEKLLAEIPNLDFNLLISDIEMPGIDGLHLAEMLDNKLVIFCTAYKEYAADAFNIDAVDYITKPVKLERLQKAILKAYERFNKPETAKKFIQLNTDKGKTLLYFNEIQYIKTAVSDSRDKTVLLSDGSFLNLKNVKFETLLQELPEADFCRINKKEIVAVKAIKFFNHNEIVLHHLEENHKNTTLILSETYRSDFLKRVKI, from the coding sequence TTGAATACAAAACTGAAATGCTTGCTTCTGGACGATGAGTTGCCGGGATTAACGTACCTAAAAATGCTTTGCGAACAAATTCCTGAAGTAGAAATCGTAAAAACGTTTAATAATCCGGAGAAACTTCTTGCCGAAATTCCGAATCTCGATTTTAATTTATTAATATCAGATATCGAAATGCCGGGAATTGACGGTTTGCATTTGGCAGAAATGCTGGACAATAAGTTGGTTATTTTTTGTACAGCTTATAAAGAATATGCTGCCGACGCTTTTAATATTGATGCAGTTGATTACATTACAAAACCGGTAAAACTGGAGCGTTTACAAAAAGCAATCTTAAAAGCTTATGAACGTTTCAATAAACCCGAAACGGCTAAGAAATTCATTCAATTGAATACGGATAAAGGAAAAACATTGTTGTACTTCAATGAAATTCAATACATCAAAACAGCAGTGAGTGACAGTCGCGATAAAACTGTTTTACTTTCTGACGGAAGTTTTCTGAATTTAAAAAACGTCAAATTTGAGACACTTTTACAAGAATTGCCGGAAGCCGATTTCTGTCGCATAAACAAAAAAGAGATCGTGGCAGTAAAGGCAATAAAATTCTTCAATCACAACGAAATTGTATTGCATCATTTAGAGGAAAATCATAAAAATACAACCTTAATTTTGAGCGAAACTTATCGTTCTGACTTTTTAAAAAGGGTGAAAATCTAA